From Gloeocapsa sp. PCC 73106, one genomic window encodes:
- a CDS encoding DNA-binding protein — protein MPVKDYREDLLSRLADSNYASQYLKISWDEILQDGNTEAFLLALKNVVEAKSNVTDVANKAKFPSQHLHDLLNGKSNPTLDTLVLVLGAVGLTIDFKPALSDTADKSSWEIH, from the coding sequence ATGCCAGTAAAAGATTATAGAGAAGACTTATTATCAAGACTTGCCGACTCAAACTATGCTTCCCAATACCTTAAAATATCTTGGGATGAAATACTGCAAGATGGAAATACGGAAGCTTTTCTGTTGGCGTTAAAAAACGTAGTAGAGGCTAAAAGTAACGTAACCGACGTGGCAAATAAAGCTAAGTTTCCCTCGCAACATTTGCATGATCTTTTAAACGGAAAAAGCAATCCAACACTTGATACACTTGTTTTAGTGTTAGGTGCTGTTGGATTGACTATAGATTTTAAACCCGCTTTAAGTGATACTGCAGATAAAAGTTCTTGGGAAATACACTAA
- a CDS encoding phage holin family protein, which translates to MNQIISLIIVWLVTAIALYIVSKLPTGVEIDSFGKAMVSAAVFGLVNAVLQFIATPFNWITFGLFSWVINIVVFALAAWLVQGFRLRWGILSAIIGAIALAIITSLIRYGINTFIFPIVA; encoded by the coding sequence ATGAATCAGATCATTTCCTTAATAATAGTTTGGTTAGTGACGGCGATCGCTCTCTATATAGTATCTAAATTACCTACTGGTGTAGAAATCGATAGTTTCGGCAAAGCGATGGTCTCCGCCGCTGTATTTGGTTTGGTTAATGCGGTGCTACAGTTTATAGCTACCCCCTTTAACTGGATTACCTTTGGCTTGTTTAGTTGGGTAATTAATATTGTTGTTTTTGCTCTCGCGGCTTGGTTAGTTCAAGGATTTAGACTCAGATGGGGTATACTCAGTGCCATTATCGGTGCGATCGCTCTAGCGATTATTACCTCTCTGATTAGATACGGTATCAACACCTTTATCTTTCCCATTGTTGCTTAA
- a CDS encoding type II toxin-antitoxin system RelE/ParE family toxin codes for MDEKLWEIKKYVTETGVCPFDEWFETLADITQARIDVRLDRISLGNFGDHKNIGDGVYELRFFFGSGYRIYYGIAGRRVVLLLTGGDKSSQNRDIRIAQRFWYDYQKETGDR; via the coding sequence ATGGATGAAAAACTATGGGAAATTAAAAAATATGTCACCGAAACAGGCGTGTGTCCATTCGATGAATGGTTTGAAACTTTGGCTGATATTACTCAAGCTAGGATTGATGTTCGTCTAGATAGAATCTCTTTGGGTAATTTTGGAGATCATAAAAATATTGGGGATGGAGTTTATGAATTGCGATTTTTCTTCGGATCAGGGTATCGGATTTATTATGGTATTGCAGGTAGAAGAGTTGTATTGTTACTAACAGGTGGGGATAAAAGCAGTCAAAATAGAGATATTAGAATAGCTCAAAGATTTTGGTATGATTATCAGAAAGAGACAGGAGATAGGTAA